From Demequina capsici, one genomic window encodes:
- the rsmI gene encoding 16S rRNA (cytidine(1402)-2'-O)-methyltransferase: MVLTSAGRVLLGATPIGNPGDASARLREAIAGADVVAAEDTRRLRDLASRLGIEVRGRVIAVHDHNEGERAADLVQVAADGGVVLVVSDAGMPTVSDPGYRVVAEAVAAGVPVEVLPGPSAVLTALALSGLPTDRFCFEGFPPRKGGERARAFQALVAEPRTMIFFEAPHRLEDTLVAMAHAWGDDRPAAVSRELTKTYEETRRGTLAELAAWAQETAPRGEIVVTVAGRPADVVGEEAAVAEALARISGGERAKDVVADLASTTGLPRRDLYNAVLRARSGTSGDAPA, translated from the coding sequence ATGGTCCTCACGAGCGCAGGCCGGGTGCTGCTCGGCGCCACCCCCATCGGCAACCCGGGGGACGCGTCCGCGCGCCTGCGCGAGGCGATCGCCGGGGCCGACGTGGTGGCGGCGGAGGACACGCGCCGCCTGCGGGACCTGGCGAGCAGGCTGGGGATCGAGGTGCGTGGACGGGTCATCGCGGTGCACGACCACAACGAGGGCGAACGCGCCGCAGACCTGGTGCAGGTGGCTGCCGACGGCGGCGTCGTGCTCGTCGTGTCCGACGCCGGCATGCCGACGGTATCGGACCCGGGCTACCGCGTCGTGGCAGAGGCCGTCGCCGCCGGGGTGCCCGTCGAGGTCCTCCCCGGGCCGAGCGCCGTCCTCACGGCGCTCGCGCTGTCGGGGCTGCCGACCGACAGGTTCTGCTTCGAGGGCTTCCCTCCCCGCAAGGGTGGCGAGCGCGCCAGGGCGTTCCAGGCGCTCGTCGCCGAGCCGCGCACCATGATCTTCTTCGAGGCGCCGCACAGGCTGGAGGACACGCTCGTGGCGATGGCGCACGCCTGGGGCGACGACCGTCCGGCGGCGGTGTCCCGCGAGCTCACCAAGACGTACGAGGAGACTCGGCGCGGCACGCTGGCGGAGCTCGCGGCCTGGGCGCAGGAGACGGCGCCGCGCGGCGAGATCGTCGTGACGGTCGCGGGCCGGCCGGCCGACGTCGTGGGAGAGGAGGCCGCGGTCGCCGAGGCGCTCGCGCGCATCTCAGGCGGCGAGAGGGCCAAGGACGTCGTGGCTGATCTCGCGTCCACCACGGGGCTGCCGCGGCGGGACCTCTACAACGCGGTGCTGCGCGCGCGGAGCGGGACGAGCGGCGATGCCCCGGCCTGA
- a CDS encoding M15 family metallopeptidase, which yields MPRPDHARRARHGSVVTALAVGAGVAMGAAVAVGAGERQADPSSDAVRKVEPAVEAEASGSPVPAVTAQGAPLPLASTLPVADVDLVQPSGDDVFSLAAWSTSEPVSPWVVVDKARPLDPIDYAPTDLVAVDGVPGGGTELLRREAASALEAMRVAAVADGAGFSIASAYRSHTEQISLHAAYVSRWGASSAESFSARAGYSEHQTGWAVDVYAGASCRVEQCFADEAAGRWVAEHGWEHGWIVRYPQGSSDVTGYRYEPWHLRYVGVALATWMHEHEVATLEEAFGLGDAPDYLD from the coding sequence ATGCCCCGGCCTGATCACGCGCGACGAGCGCGGCACGGCTCGGTCGTGACGGCGCTCGCGGTCGGCGCAGGGGTGGCGATGGGAGCCGCCGTCGCGGTCGGAGCAGGGGAGCGGCAGGCCGATCCGTCGTCCGACGCCGTGAGGAAGGTCGAGCCGGCGGTCGAGGCGGAGGCCTCGGGCTCTCCCGTTCCCGCCGTCACGGCGCAGGGCGCCCCGCTGCCGCTCGCGAGCACCCTGCCGGTGGCGGACGTCGACCTGGTCCAGCCTTCGGGTGACGACGTGTTCTCGCTCGCCGCATGGTCCACCTCCGAGCCGGTGTCCCCGTGGGTGGTGGTGGACAAGGCCCGCCCGCTCGACCCGATCGACTACGCGCCGACCGACCTCGTGGCGGTCGACGGCGTGCCGGGGGGCGGGACGGAGCTGCTCCGTCGGGAGGCGGCGTCCGCGCTCGAGGCGATGCGCGTCGCGGCCGTGGCGGACGGCGCCGGCTTCTCCATCGCGAGCGCCTACCGCAGCCATACCGAGCAGATCTCGCTGCATGCCGCCTACGTGAGCCGCTGGGGCGCCTCGAGCGCCGAGTCCTTCTCCGCCCGCGCCGGCTACTCGGAGCATCAGACCGGATGGGCGGTGGACGTCTACGCGGGTGCGTCGTGCCGGGTCGAGCAGTGCTTCGCGGACGAGGCGGCGGGGCGATGGGTGGCCGAGCACGGCTGGGAGCACGGATGGATCGTGCGCTACCCGCAGGGGTCGTCGGACGTCACGGGCTACCGCTACGAGCCGTGGCACCTCAGGTATGTGGGCGTGGCGCTCGCCACCTGGATGCACGAGCACGAGGTCGCCACGCTCGAGGAGGCGTTCGGCCTGGGCGACGCGCCCGACTACCTGGACTGA
- the metG gene encoding methionine--tRNA ligase — translation MSHILSAVAWPYANGPRHIGHVAGFGVPSDVFSRYMRMAGEDVLMVSGTDEHGTPILVQAEGEGVSPQVLADRYNRVIVEDLTQLGLSYDLFTRTTTGNHYAVVQEMFKAVHKNGYMIEQTTRGAISPSTGRTLPDRYIEGTCPLCGYDGARGDQCDNCGNQLDAIDLKNPVSRINGETPKFIETEHFFLDLPALTDALSTWLGSRQGWRPNVLNFSLNLLNDVRPRAMSRDIDWGIPIPLDGWSDNPTKRLYVWFDAVIGYLSASIEWARRSGEPDAWRKWWNDPEAMSYYFMGKDNITFHSQIWPAELLAANGRGAKGGELGPFGDLQLPTEVVSSEFLTMESAKFSSSRGHVIYVRDMLARYQPDALRYFIAVAGPETSDADFTWSEFQRRTNNELVAGWGNLVNRTASLLHKNIGEIPALGELTDVDRAALDSSLKGFDTVGDLVRHHRQRQAISEAMRVVGDANAYLAETAPWKLKNEDPERMRTVLGVAAQLVDDANTMLAPFLPHSAQKVHEALGGTGVLAPMPQMNEVDDLDIPHRSYPVIQGDYSAMQGTWGRRDVVAGTVVPAPSPIFTKLDDEIVEAELTRMRGDD, via the coding sequence ATGTCTCACATCCTCTCCGCCGTCGCGTGGCCGTATGCCAACGGGCCGCGTCACATCGGTCACGTCGCCGGCTTCGGCGTCCCCTCCGACGTCTTCAGCCGTTACATGCGCATGGCGGGGGAGGACGTGCTCATGGTGTCGGGCACCGACGAGCACGGCACGCCGATCCTGGTGCAGGCCGAGGGCGAGGGCGTGAGCCCGCAGGTGCTCGCGGACCGCTACAACCGCGTGATCGTGGAGGACCTCACCCAGCTGGGTCTCAGCTACGACCTCTTCACCCGCACGACGACCGGCAACCACTACGCGGTGGTGCAGGAGATGTTCAAGGCCGTCCACAAGAACGGCTACATGATCGAGCAGACCACCCGTGGGGCGATCTCGCCGTCCACGGGCCGCACCCTTCCCGACCGGTACATCGAGGGCACGTGCCCCCTCTGCGGCTACGACGGCGCCCGCGGCGACCAATGCGACAACTGCGGCAACCAGCTCGATGCGATCGACCTCAAGAACCCGGTCAGCCGCATCAACGGCGAGACCCCCAAGTTCATCGAGACCGAGCATTTCTTCCTGGACCTTCCGGCCCTGACCGACGCGCTGTCCACGTGGCTCGGCTCCCGACAGGGATGGCGGCCGAACGTCCTCAACTTCTCGCTCAACCTGCTGAACGACGTGCGCCCCCGCGCGATGTCGCGCGACATCGACTGGGGCATCCCCATCCCGCTCGACGGCTGGTCCGACAACCCCACCAAGCGCCTCTACGTCTGGTTCGACGCGGTGATCGGCTACCTGAGCGCCTCCATCGAGTGGGCGCGCCGCTCGGGCGAGCCCGACGCGTGGCGCAAGTGGTGGAACGACCCCGAGGCGATGTCGTACTACTTCATGGGCAAGGACAACATCACCTTCCACTCGCAGATCTGGCCCGCCGAGCTGCTCGCGGCGAACGGCCGCGGCGCGAAGGGCGGCGAGCTGGGGCCGTTCGGCGACCTGCAGCTGCCCACCGAGGTGGTCTCGAGCGAGTTCCTGACCATGGAGTCCGCCAAGTTCTCGTCGTCGCGCGGCCACGTCATCTACGTGCGCGACATGCTGGCCCGCTACCAGCCGGACGCGCTGCGCTACTTCATCGCGGTCGCAGGCCCCGAGACCTCTGACGCGGACTTCACGTGGTCCGAGTTCCAGCGGCGCACCAACAACGAGCTGGTGGCCGGCTGGGGCAACCTGGTCAACCGCACCGCCTCGCTGCTGCACAAGAACATCGGAGAGATCCCGGCGCTCGGCGAGCTCACCGACGTCGACAGGGCCGCGCTCGACTCCTCGCTCAAGGGCTTCGACACGGTCGGCGACCTGGTGCGCCACCACCGTCAGCGTCAGGCGATCTCCGAGGCGATGCGCGTCGTGGGCGACGCGAACGCGTACCTCGCTGAGACGGCGCCCTGGAAGCTGAAGAACGAGGATCCCGAGCGGATGCGCACGGTCCTGGGCGTCGCCGCCCAGCTGGTCGACGACGCGAACACGATGCTCGCGCCGTTCCTGCCGCACTCCGCGCAGAAGGTGCACGAGGCGCTCGGCGGCACGGGCGTGCTCGCGCCCATGCCTCAGATGAACGAGGTCGACGACCTGGACATCCCGCACCGCTCCTACCCGGTGATCCAGGGTGACTACTCGGCGATGCAGGG